One window of Candidatus Binatia bacterium genomic DNA carries:
- a CDS encoding fused MFS/spermidine synthase yields the protein MPPASDNSFPGDDRLLRVLLPISVFVSGAVVMIVEVLCTRLIAPVYGTSLHVWSATIAVTLLALSVGYWIGGRVADRYPRASTYFLVFELAALLIVLLPLLREPILDFTQPLGLRGGALGAAVLFLGAPLTLLGMISPYAVRLATHVLTDLGRTAGRLYALSTAGSLIGTLLAGFYLIPSFRLRSVFLGSALFLVVPAVAYQALAARRHLAMLALVLAACGLVAASPTATAEGIRHVEESHFGQLKVLDSGGARTMLVNGTIQTQTIAGTNVAITAYAPILTELAWRARPHGRRALIVGLGGGVLVPLFNALGVKCQIVEIDPKIVDVAREYFAFDPRRTPVAIADGRQFLASTDDRYDYIILDAFAGEVLPVHLLTREMVALLDERLAKRGVVVLNYLGYREGERARPLRSVVRTLETRFPHVVVYPSYPPGDYGNNIVLAAREPIELRGGPRPFPVPPWLEEQVRVQPPLDVTGDAIVLSDDYNPLDLWAVDAAEAWRRSALHTFSREVLYAE from the coding sequence ATGCCACCAGCGAGCGACAACTCCTTCCCGGGGGACGACCGGCTGCTTCGGGTTCTCCTGCCCATCAGCGTGTTCGTCTCCGGCGCCGTGGTGATGATCGTCGAGGTGCTGTGCACGCGGCTCATCGCCCCGGTCTACGGGACGAGTTTGCACGTGTGGTCGGCGACCATCGCGGTCACGCTGCTCGCGCTGTCGGTCGGCTACTGGATCGGCGGCCGGGTCGCCGATCGTTACCCGCGGGCGTCGACGTACTTCCTGGTCTTCGAGCTCGCCGCGCTGCTGATCGTGCTGCTGCCGCTCCTGCGCGAGCCGATTTTGGACTTTACGCAGCCCCTCGGTCTGCGCGGCGGCGCGCTCGGCGCGGCGGTGCTCTTTCTCGGCGCTCCGCTGACGCTGCTCGGCATGATCTCGCCGTATGCGGTGCGCCTCGCGACGCACGTGCTGACCGACCTCGGCCGCACCGCGGGACGCCTCTACGCGCTGTCGACCGCGGGCAGCCTGATCGGCACGCTGCTCGCGGGCTTCTACCTGATCCCGAGCTTCCGGCTACGCTCGGTGTTCCTGGGCTCGGCGCTCTTCCTGGTGGTGCCGGCGGTCGCCTACCAGGCCCTGGCGGCGCGGCGGCACCTCGCGATGCTCGCGCTGGTGCTGGCGGCGTGCGGCCTCGTCGCCGCGAGCCCGACCGCGACGGCGGAGGGCATCCGGCACGTCGAGGAGTCGCACTTCGGGCAGCTCAAGGTGCTCGACTCCGGCGGCGCGCGCACGATGCTCGTCAACGGCACGATCCAGACGCAGACGATCGCCGGCACCAACGTCGCGATCACGGCGTACGCGCCGATCCTCACCGAGCTCGCGTGGCGCGCGCGTCCGCACGGACGGCGCGCGCTGATCGTCGGGCTCGGGGGCGGCGTGCTGGTGCCGCTGTTCAACGCGCTCGGCGTCAAGTGCCAGATCGTCGAGATCGACCCGAAGATCGTCGACGTGGCGCGCGAGTACTTCGCGTTCGATCCGCGGCGGACGCCGGTCGCGATCGCCGACGGTCGGCAGTTCCTGGCCAGCACGGACGACCGCTACGACTACATCATCCTCGACGCGTTCGCGGGCGAGGTGCTGCCGGTGCACCTGCTGACCCGCGAGATGGTGGCGCTGCTCGACGAGCGGCTCGCCAAGCGCGGCGTCGTGGTGCTGAACTACCTCGGCTACCGCGAGGGCGAGCGCGCGCGCCCGCTGCGCTCGGTGGTGCGGACGCTCGAGACGCGCTTCCCGCACGTCGTCGTCTACCCGAGCTACCCGCCGGGCGACTACGGCAACAACATCGTGCTCGCGGCGCGCGAGCCGATCGAGCTGCGCGGCGGGCCGCGTCCGTTCCCGGTGCCGCCGTGGCTCGAGGAGCAGGTGCGCGTCCAGCCGCCGCTCGACGTCACCGGCGACGCGATCGTCCTGAGCGACGACTACAACCCGCTCGACCTCTGGGCGGTCGACGCCGCGGAGGCCTGGCGGCGCTCCGCGCTCCACACGTTCTCGCGCGAAGTCCTCTACGCCGAGTGA
- a CDS encoding NRDE family protein, with protein sequence MCTLAVMTRVLPGLPLVVAANRDEFYARPAERPTLLASEPTVIGGRDLVAGGSWLAVSSREMVVGVLNRRSTQPPDPTRKSRGELCVTLARAESVEAAAALLREVPPDAHNPFNILVADRSSAIVAQNRSEGVVVEELPPGTHLLSNLDLNDGTCPRISRSAQRFQALATRFIETRDRSALVAGLHEVLGDHLTALDDRAPTDQLCIHTDAFGTRSSSILLADDRGGFRFLHSSRAPCQGSYRRVPLPWQEEQTAAAHSA encoded by the coding sequence ATGTGCACGCTCGCCGTGATGACGCGCGTCCTGCCGGGGCTGCCGCTCGTCGTGGCGGCGAACCGCGACGAGTTCTACGCCCGGCCCGCCGAGCGCCCCACCCTGCTCGCGTCCGAGCCGACGGTGATCGGCGGACGTGACCTGGTGGCCGGCGGCTCGTGGCTCGCGGTGAGCTCGCGCGAGATGGTGGTCGGGGTGCTGAACCGCCGGTCGACGCAGCCGCCCGACCCGACCCGCAAGTCGCGCGGCGAGCTCTGCGTCACGCTCGCCCGCGCCGAGTCGGTCGAGGCCGCGGCGGCGCTGCTGCGCGAAGTGCCGCCCGACGCGCACAACCCGTTCAACATCCTCGTCGCCGACCGCTCGAGCGCGATCGTCGCGCAGAACCGCAGCGAGGGAGTCGTGGTGGAGGAGCTGCCGCCCGGCACGCACCTGCTCAGCAACCTCGACCTGAACGACGGCACCTGCCCGCGCATCTCGCGCTCGGCGCAGCGCTTCCAGGCGCTCGCGACGCGCTTCATCGAGACGCGCGATCGGAGCGCGCTCGTCGCCGGGCTGCACGAGGTGCTGGGCGACCATCTGACCGCGCTCGACGACCGCGCGCCGACCGATCAGCTCTGCATCCACACCGACGCCTTCGGCACGCGCTCGTCGAGCATCCTGCTCGCCGACGACCGCGGCGGGTTCCGCTTCCTGCACTCCTCGCGCGCGCCGTGTCAGGGGAGCTACCGCCGCGTGCCACTCCCCTGGCAGGAGGAGCAGACGGCGGCCGCTCACTCGGCGTAG
- a CDS encoding MoxR family ATPase: protein MFSSIDDVVQRFAAEKYICSRTIATVVYLATQMRKPILVEGPAGVGKTELAKVAARCLGHELIRLQCYEGLDEAKALYEWEYGKQLLYTQILKDKIGEVLAGTTTLKEAVERISAQDGVFFSERFILPRPLLRAITSEKPVVLLVDEIDKSDAEFEAFLLEILSDFQVSVPELGTITARQVPLVVLTSNNSREVSDALKRRCLHLFIDYPSQQQELEIIKLKVPEVSEALAADVVAVVQAVRKLDLKKSPSISETLDWARALALLNVETLGEELVNDTLTTIFKYEGDVRKAQTELREYMARQKARARTEGQPDPADKDVLH, encoded by the coding sequence ATGTTTTCGAGCATCGACGACGTCGTCCAACGATTCGCTGCCGAGAAGTACATCTGCAGTCGCACGATCGCGACCGTGGTGTACCTCGCCACCCAGATGCGCAAGCCGATCCTGGTCGAAGGGCCGGCTGGCGTTGGCAAGACCGAGCTCGCCAAGGTCGCGGCGCGCTGCCTCGGCCACGAGCTGATCCGCCTGCAGTGCTACGAGGGCCTCGACGAGGCCAAGGCGCTGTACGAGTGGGAGTACGGCAAGCAGCTGCTCTACACCCAGATCCTGAAGGACAAGATCGGGGAGGTGCTCGCCGGCACGACGACGCTCAAGGAAGCGGTCGAGCGCATCTCGGCGCAGGACGGCGTTTTCTTCTCGGAGAGGTTCATCCTGCCGCGTCCGCTGCTGCGCGCGATCACGTCGGAGAAGCCGGTCGTCCTGCTGGTCGACGAGATCGACAAGTCGGACGCCGAGTTCGAGGCCTTCCTGCTCGAGATCCTGAGCGATTTCCAGGTCAGCGTTCCCGAGCTCGGCACGATCACGGCGCGTCAAGTGCCGCTCGTCGTGCTGACCAGCAACAACAGCCGCGAGGTCTCCGACGCGCTCAAGCGCCGCTGCCTGCACCTCTTCATCGACTACCCGTCGCAGCAGCAGGAGCTCGAGATCATCAAGCTCAAGGTTCCGGAGGTCTCGGAGGCGCTCGCGGCGGACGTCGTCGCGGTCGTGCAGGCGGTGCGCAAGCTCGACCTCAAGAAGTCGCCGAGCATCAGCGAGACGCTCGACTGGGCGCGGGCGCTCGCTCTGCTCAACGTCGAGACGCTCGGCGAGGAGCTGGTCAACGACACGCTGACCACGATCTTCAAGTACGAGGGCGACGTGCGAAAGGCGCAGACCGAGCTGCGCGAGTACATGGCCCGCCAGAAGGCGCGCGCCCGGACCGAGGGGCAGCCCGACCCCGCGGACAAGGACGTCCTGCACTGA
- a CDS encoding VWA domain-containing protein: MEAKIIEFAGLLRRHGLRISPAESLDALNALEGTGVATREVVKDVLRATMVKRATDLPTFEELFDLYFSALGEAIRESTEQTAAAVAGSLADYQKLLEQLEELLRKRQEQGQELSELAKALLRHDDGTLERRMREAAESVRSSSGERSRQEGQIGHALGEQLRLGEVMRELEGLSEQLEELGVDGETAAKLRELIKRRLADLADLIKRAARLEVAREKPKPRDPTGLQTLAEKSFYYLTEDEIRRMKEAVTRLAQRLKHVVSIKRQQAKRGKFDLQRTLRHNTQYGGVPFDVHFDRRKKNRPQIVVMCDVSDSVRNVSRFMLQFVYSLQDLYSKVRSFIFVADVGEVTKLFEEHDINQAIDLSLRGDVINVFAHSDFGRAFKSFHRDHLAAINRRTTFIVLGDARNNYNLPHEWVLRDIQRKAKQVIWLNPESKTTWGFGDSEMDRYMPFCDVVEECRNLNQLYRVIDRLVVS; encoded by the coding sequence GTGGAAGCGAAGATCATCGAGTTCGCGGGGCTTCTTCGGCGCCACGGGCTCCGGATCTCCCCCGCGGAATCGCTCGACGCGCTGAACGCCCTCGAGGGCACGGGCGTCGCGACGCGCGAGGTCGTCAAGGACGTCCTGCGCGCGACGATGGTCAAGCGCGCGACCGATCTGCCAACCTTCGAGGAGCTCTTCGACCTCTACTTCTCGGCGCTCGGCGAGGCGATCCGCGAGAGCACCGAGCAGACGGCCGCGGCCGTCGCCGGCTCGCTCGCCGACTACCAGAAACTGCTCGAGCAGCTCGAGGAGCTGCTGCGCAAGCGTCAAGAGCAGGGGCAGGAGCTCTCGGAGCTCGCCAAGGCGCTGCTGCGTCACGACGACGGGACGCTCGAGCGCAGGATGCGCGAGGCGGCGGAGAGCGTGCGCTCGAGCTCGGGCGAGCGCAGCAGGCAGGAAGGGCAGATCGGCCACGCGCTCGGCGAGCAGCTTCGCCTGGGCGAGGTCATGCGCGAGCTCGAAGGGCTGTCGGAGCAGCTCGAGGAGCTCGGCGTCGACGGCGAGACCGCAGCCAAGCTGCGCGAGCTCATCAAGCGTCGCCTCGCGGACCTCGCCGATCTGATCAAGCGCGCCGCGCGTCTCGAGGTGGCGCGCGAGAAGCCGAAGCCGCGCGATCCCACGGGGCTCCAGACGCTCGCCGAGAAGAGCTTCTACTATCTCACCGAGGACGAGATCCGCCGGATGAAGGAGGCGGTGACGCGGCTCGCGCAGCGCCTCAAGCACGTCGTCTCGATCAAGCGTCAGCAGGCGAAGCGCGGCAAGTTCGATCTGCAGCGCACGCTGCGGCACAACACGCAGTACGGCGGCGTGCCGTTCGACGTGCACTTCGATCGCCGCAAGAAGAACCGTCCGCAGATCGTCGTCATGTGCGACGTCTCGGACTCGGTGCGCAACGTGTCGCGCTTCATGCTGCAGTTCGTCTACTCGCTGCAGGACCTGTACTCGAAGGTGCGAAGCTTCATCTTCGTCGCCGACGTCGGCGAGGTGACGAAGCTCTTCGAGGAGCACGACATCAACCAGGCGATCGACCTCTCGCTGCGCGGCGACGTGATCAACGTGTTCGCGCACTCCGACTTCGGCCGCGCCTTCAAGAGCTTCCACCGCGATCACCTGGCGGCGATCAACCGGCGCACGACCTTCATCGTCCTCGGCGACGCGCGCAACAACTACAACCTGCCGCACGAGTGGGTGCTGCGGGACATCCAGCGCAAGGCGAAGCAGGTGATCTGGCTCAATCCCGAGAGCAAGACGACCTGGGGCTTCGGCGACAGCGAGATGGACCGCTACATGCCGTTTTGCGACGTGGTCGAGGAGTGCCGGAATCTGAACCAGCTCTACCGCGTCATCGATCGCCTGGTCGTGTCCTGA
- a CDS encoding bifunctional nuclease family protein, whose product MSREDFILMSVGGLTLDPVTKTPIVVLRDSENKLNLPIWIGLLEATAMATELEGIKMARPMTHDLLNSIISELGAAVESVEVNDLRDNTFFARVRLRHDDRVLEVDSRPSDAISLALRTKSPIYVAKKVLEQSSVLQQAEEEKEQNLSNVSRDKWAEILEKMVPEDFKYKM is encoded by the coding sequence GTGAGCCGCGAGGATTTCATTCTCATGAGCGTGGGCGGCCTGACGCTCGACCCGGTCACGAAGACCCCCATCGTCGTGCTCCGGGACTCCGAGAACAAGCTGAACCTGCCGATCTGGATTGGACTCCTCGAGGCGACCGCCATGGCCACCGAGCTCGAAGGCATCAAGATGGCGCGTCCCATGACGCACGACCTGCTGAACTCGATCATCAGCGAGCTCGGGGCCGCCGTCGAGTCGGTCGAGGTCAACGACCTCCGCGACAACACGTTCTTCGCTCGAGTGCGGCTACGGCATGACGATCGGGTGCTCGAGGTCGACTCGCGGCCGAGCGACGCGATCTCGCTCGCGCTGCGCACCAAGAGCCCGATCTACGTCGCGAAGAAGGTGCTCGAGCAGTCGAGCGTCTTGCAGCAGGCGGAGGAGGAGAAGGAGCAGAATCTCTCCAACGTCTCGCGCGACAAGTGGGCCGAAATCCTCGAGAAGATGGTTCCCGAGGACTTCAAGTACAAAATGTAA
- a CDS encoding tetratricopeptide repeat protein, whose protein sequence is MTQAASTTTKRERFRRKDLRQPDEFISLSRRAIEWGQQNLRLVQIGAAGLLGVLLLVGAITWYVQARAERAARAYYGANELFKREQWGEAYESFRAVANDYGSTSYGRLAKLYAGRAAMKAGKPAEAVPMLREFANQAPDPALEQLALVELAAALEASGDASSARTELERAVAIDGPAKPEAQISLARLAEAAGEKDKAIELYQKYLEEDPDGASAELARMRLVGLGVTPPPAPPSLGFPGGMSMPQIQIQ, encoded by the coding sequence ATGACCCAGGCCGCGTCGACCACCACGAAGCGCGAGCGCTTCCGCCGCAAGGACCTACGCCAGCCCGACGAGTTCATCTCGCTGTCGCGTCGTGCGATCGAGTGGGGCCAGCAGAACCTGCGCCTCGTCCAGATCGGCGCGGCGGGACTGCTCGGTGTCCTGCTGCTCGTCGGCGCGATCACCTGGTACGTCCAGGCGCGTGCCGAGCGCGCGGCGCGCGCGTACTACGGCGCCAACGAGCTGTTCAAGCGCGAGCAGTGGGGCGAGGCGTACGAGAGCTTCCGTGCGGTCGCGAACGACTACGGCAGCACCTCGTACGGCAGGCTCGCGAAGCTCTACGCCGGACGCGCCGCGATGAAGGCGGGCAAGCCCGCCGAGGCGGTGCCGATGCTGCGCGAGTTCGCGAACCAGGCGCCGGATCCGGCGCTCGAGCAGCTGGCGCTCGTCGAGCTCGCCGCGGCGCTCGAGGCGAGCGGTGACGCGTCGAGCGCGCGCACCGAGCTCGAGCGCGCGGTGGCCATCGACGGTCCGGCGAAGCCCGAAGCGCAGATCTCGCTCGCGCGGCTCGCGGAGGCGGCAGGCGAGAAGGACAAGGCGATCGAGCTCTACCAGAAGTACCTCGAGGAAGACCCCGACGGCGCTTCCGCCGAGCTCGCGCGCATGCGTCTCGTCGGGCTCGGCGTCACGCCGCCGCCGGCGCCGCCCAGCCTGGGCTTCCCGGGCGGCATGTCGATGCCGCAGATCCAGATCCAGTAG
- a CDS encoding amidase, translating into MDDVLQLDATAQAELVRRREISPTELVDAAIARIGRLDPKINAVILPSFEKARAQAASRDLPDGPFRGVPFLLKDLGGQSAGDPYCAGTRILRDLGRREEADSYFTAKLRAAGFCFVGRSNTPELGLLPTTEPEAFGATRNPWNLEHSPGGSSGGSAAAVAAGMVSIAHASDGGGSIRIPASHCGLVGLKPTRARSSFGPDAGERWSGLSCELVVARSVRDVAAVLDVVAGPMPGDPYFAPPPREPFVKALARRERLRIGLMTEGPRGVAVHPGCVAAAEKAARVLEDLGHVVERSHPAALHDPSGVESLVVLIGVNTVRTLEVYEEMAGRKLGPDDMEPLTWALAQAMRERRASELLAAQQKVHAFSRRMAAWWEEGFDVLVTPTTAEPPPRLGWLTSTREEPFRAFARAASFTAYTSAFNLTGQPAISLPLHVTADGLPVGAQLVAAYGREDVLLSLAAAIEEAAPWADRRPRLE; encoded by the coding sequence ATGGACGACGTTCTCCAGCTCGACGCGACCGCCCAGGCGGAGCTCGTTCGCCGCCGTGAGATCTCGCCGACCGAGCTCGTCGACGCGGCCATCGCGCGCATCGGGCGTCTCGACCCGAAGATCAACGCCGTCATCCTGCCGAGCTTCGAGAAGGCGCGCGCCCAGGCCGCGTCGCGCGATCTTCCGGACGGACCGTTCCGCGGCGTTCCGTTCCTGCTCAAGGACCTCGGCGGACAGTCGGCCGGCGACCCGTACTGCGCCGGAACGCGCATCCTGCGCGACCTCGGGCGACGCGAGGAGGCGGACTCGTACTTCACGGCGAAGCTCCGCGCCGCGGGCTTCTGCTTCGTCGGACGCAGCAACACGCCGGAGCTCGGACTCCTGCCGACCACCGAGCCCGAGGCCTTCGGCGCGACGCGCAATCCCTGGAACCTCGAGCATTCGCCCGGCGGCTCGAGCGGCGGCTCCGCGGCGGCCGTCGCCGCCGGCATGGTGTCGATCGCGCACGCGAGCGACGGCGGCGGCTCGATCCGCATCCCGGCGAGCCACTGCGGTCTCGTCGGCCTGAAGCCGACGCGCGCTCGCAGCTCGTTCGGACCGGACGCCGGCGAGCGCTGGAGCGGGCTCTCGTGCGAGCTCGTCGTCGCGCGCAGCGTGCGCGACGTGGCGGCGGTGCTCGACGTCGTCGCGGGCCCGATGCCCGGCGATCCGTACTTCGCGCCGCCGCCGCGCGAGCCGTTCGTGAAGGCGCTCGCGCGCCGCGAGCGGCTGCGCATCGGGCTCATGACCGAGGGGCCGCGCGGCGTCGCGGTGCACCCCGGGTGCGTCGCCGCGGCCGAGAAAGCCGCGCGCGTCCTCGAGGACCTCGGCCACGTCGTCGAGCGCTCGCATCCCGCGGCGCTGCACGATCCGTCGGGCGTCGAGAGCCTCGTCGTGCTGATCGGCGTCAACACCGTCCGCACGCTCGAGGTCTACGAGGAGATGGCCGGCCGCAAGCTCGGCCCGGACGACATGGAGCCGCTCACCTGGGCGCTCGCCCAGGCGATGCGCGAGCGGCGCGCCTCGGAGCTGCTGGCCGCGCAGCAGAAGGTGCACGCGTTCTCGCGCCGCATGGCCGCCTGGTGGGAGGAGGGCTTCGACGTGCTCGTCACGCCGACCACCGCCGAGCCGCCGCCGCGCCTCGGCTGGCTGACCTCGACCCGCGAGGAGCCGTTCCGGGCGTTCGCGCGCGCTGCGAGCTTCACGGCGTACACGTCGGCGTTCAACCTGACGGGTCAGCCCGCGATCTCGCTGCCGCTGCACGTGACCGCCGACGGACTGCCGGTCGGCGCGCAGCTCGTCGCCGCGTACGGACGCGAGGACGTGCTCTTGAGCCTCGCTGCGGCGATCGAGGAAGCGGCGCCGTGGGCGGATCGGCGTCCGCGGCTCGAGTGA
- a CDS encoding XRE family transcriptional regulator — protein MDAPTSDLDARIAERVRALRTERGLSLEALAGRSGVSRSMISLIERGETSPTVVVLEKLAAGLGVTLAALFEAPATDGGPPSGPLARREDQPTWRDPGSGYVRRNVTPPGAGQPMRIVEVQLPAGAHVAFENPGHETPVHQQVWVLDGEIEVTIGTERHRLRKGDCLAMQLDGPSMLHNPTHKTARYAVVSASEPRSR, from the coding sequence ATGGATGCACCGACGAGCGATCTCGACGCCCGCATCGCCGAGCGGGTGCGCGCGCTGCGCACCGAGCGCGGGCTGTCGCTCGAGGCGCTGGCCGGCCGCAGCGGCGTCAGCCGCTCGATGATCTCCCTGATCGAGCGCGGCGAGACGAGCCCGACCGTCGTCGTGCTCGAGAAGCTCGCGGCTGGGCTCGGCGTGACGCTCGCCGCGCTGTTCGAGGCCCCGGCGACCGACGGCGGCCCCCCGAGCGGCCCGCTGGCGCGCCGCGAGGACCAGCCCACCTGGCGTGACCCGGGCTCGGGCTACGTGCGGCGCAACGTCACGCCGCCAGGCGCCGGGCAGCCGATGCGGATCGTCGAGGTGCAGCTGCCGGCCGGCGCCCACGTCGCGTTCGAGAACCCAGGACACGAGACGCCCGTCCACCAGCAGGTCTGGGTGCTCGACGGCGAGATCGAGGTGACGATCGGCACGGAGCGCCACCGGCTGCGCAAGGGCGACTGCCTCGCCATGCAGCTCGACGGGCCGTCGATGCTCCACAACCCGACCCACAAGACGGCGCGCTACGCGGTGGTAAGCGCCTCGGAGCCGCGCTCGCGATGA
- a CDS encoding tetratricopeptide repeat protein, giving the protein MKRRVTLEIHREDHKTDALGRVFLGATDRDETLALLRAYLGPQATLRHVELDDAVLRVEADVREFAEESRNLVAMARDLIRAGRVRSAIGQLEEALRLAPLGADALKALGRLYYRHRDRENARRYLTRAREVAPTDIEVLRLLAEIALHEDRRLAAREYLQQVLAVRPNDRRARTALARLQPEDAEHIRATLRRRAMGDGGGGAPEE; this is encoded by the coding sequence ATGAAGCGCCGGGTCACCCTCGAGATCCACCGCGAGGACCACAAGACCGACGCGCTCGGCCGCGTCTTTCTCGGCGCCACCGACCGCGACGAGACGCTCGCGCTGCTGCGGGCCTACCTCGGTCCGCAGGCGACGCTGCGCCACGTCGAGCTCGACGACGCCGTGCTGCGGGTCGAGGCCGACGTGCGCGAGTTCGCCGAAGAGAGCCGCAACCTGGTCGCGATGGCGCGCGATCTGATCCGCGCCGGACGCGTCCGCTCGGCGATCGGACAGCTCGAGGAAGCGCTGCGCCTCGCGCCGCTCGGCGCCGACGCCCTGAAGGCGCTCGGCCGCTTGTACTACCGCCACCGCGACCGCGAGAACGCACGCCGCTACTTGACGCGCGCGCGCGAGGTCGCGCCGACCGACATCGAGGTGCTGCGTCTGCTCGCGGAGATCGCGCTGCACGAGGACCGGCGGCTCGCGGCGCGCGAGTACCTGCAGCAGGTGCTGGCCGTGCGTCCCAACGACCGCCGCGCGCGCACCGCGCTCGCGCGCTTGCAGCCCGAGGACGCCGAGCACATCCGCGCGACGCTGCGCCGCCGCGCGATGGGGGATGGCGGCGGAGGGGCGCCGGAGGAATAG
- a CDS encoding deoxyguanosinetriphosphate triphosphohydrolase — MKREEYEAREDALLAPWAMRSAQSRGREFPEPEHPLRTAFQRDRDRIVHSTAFRRLEYKTQVFVNHEGDYYRTRLTHTMEGAQITRTMARALRLNEDLAEAVVLAHDLGHTPFGHAGERVLDALMKPYGGFEHNAQSLRIVERLEERYPDFPGLNLTWEVREGIVKHSSEYDRPMVKRFDPHLAPCLEAQIADFADEIAYNCHDIDDGLQSGMLHPEQMEQVTLWREHFAEARARWPKAPFSLLRYQTVRRILDAMVSDLVAHVERQLAQHGIKSIDDVRAVRPRLVDYSPEMAPKIRELKDFLMAHLYTHVRVTRMGVKAKTIITGLFNTYLDEPRQMPPHVYALIEKGEDRARVIADYIAGMTDRFALDEYKKLFDPLEKV, encoded by the coding sequence GTGAAGCGCGAAGAGTACGAGGCACGCGAGGACGCTCTGCTCGCACCCTGGGCGATGCGCAGCGCGCAATCACGCGGCCGCGAGTTCCCCGAGCCCGAGCATCCGCTGCGCACCGCGTTCCAGCGCGATCGCGACCGCATCGTGCACTCGACCGCGTTCCGCCGCCTCGAGTACAAGACGCAGGTCTTCGTCAATCACGAGGGCGACTACTACCGGACGCGCCTCACGCACACGATGGAGGGCGCGCAGATCACGCGCACGATGGCGCGCGCGCTGCGGCTCAACGAGGACCTCGCGGAGGCGGTCGTCCTCGCGCACGACCTCGGCCACACGCCGTTCGGTCACGCCGGCGAGCGCGTGCTCGACGCGCTGATGAAGCCGTACGGCGGCTTCGAGCACAACGCGCAGAGCCTGCGCATCGTCGAGCGTCTCGAGGAGCGCTATCCGGACTTCCCCGGGCTGAACCTCACCTGGGAGGTGCGCGAGGGCATCGTCAAGCACTCGTCCGAGTACGATCGCCCGATGGTCAAGCGCTTCGATCCGCACCTCGCGCCGTGCCTCGAGGCGCAGATCGCCGACTTCGCCGACGAGATCGCGTACAACTGCCACGACATCGACGACGGCCTGCAGTCCGGCATGCTGCACCCGGAGCAGATGGAGCAGGTCACGCTGTGGCGCGAGCACTTCGCGGAGGCGCGCGCCCGCTGGCCCAAGGCGCCGTTCTCGTTGCTCCGCTACCAGACGGTGCGCCGCATCCTCGACGCGATGGTCTCGGACCTGGTCGCGCACGTCGAGCGCCAGCTCGCGCAGCACGGAATCAAGTCGATCGACGACGTACGCGCGGTGCGGCCGCGACTCGTCGACTACAGCCCGGAGATGGCGCCGAAGATCCGCGAGCTCAAGGACTTCCTGATGGCGCACCTCTACACGCACGTGCGCGTCACGCGGATGGGCGTCAAGGCAAAAACGATCATCACTGGGCTGTTCAACACCTACCTCGACGAGCCGCGCCAGATGCCGCCGCACGTCTACGCGCTGATCGAGAAAGGGGAGGACCGCGCGCGCGTCATCGCCGACTACATCGCCGGCATGACCGACCGCTTCGCGCTCGACGAGTACAAGAAGCTCTTCGATCCGCTCGAGAAGGTATGA